In the genome of Actinomadura graeca, one region contains:
- a CDS encoding GNAT family N-acetyltransferase, translated as MNAFEGSVRLEGERLVLRPFDLDDAADVIEVIRAGEDFLPPNFPNRLEAQPLAWFLREGVHNVQRLGVGIHLAVTDRPNERLIGTIGLFRTDWKQLTCEVGYGMRPSARGHGYATEALSLVSRWALRECGLFRVELRALVSNHASIRVAEKAGYHREGVARGAEVGPGGAHEDMVVFSMIATDPQPGIPSCGLVAHDRGEGRA; from the coding sequence GTGAACGCCTTCGAGGGGAGCGTGCGCCTGGAGGGCGAGCGGCTCGTCCTGCGCCCGTTCGACCTGGACGACGCGGCCGACGTGATCGAGGTCATCCGCGCCGGGGAGGACTTCCTCCCGCCCAACTTCCCGAACCGGCTGGAGGCGCAGCCGCTGGCGTGGTTCCTCCGGGAGGGCGTCCACAACGTCCAGCGGCTCGGCGTGGGGATCCACCTGGCCGTCACGGACCGGCCCAACGAGCGTCTCATCGGCACCATCGGGCTTTTCCGAACCGACTGGAAGCAGCTCACCTGCGAGGTCGGCTACGGGATGCGGCCAAGCGCGCGCGGGCACGGATACGCGACGGAGGCGCTCTCCCTGGTCTCCCGATGGGCGCTGCGCGAGTGCGGGCTTTTCCGGGTGGAACTGCGCGCCCTGGTCTCCAACCACGCGTCGATCCGCGTGGCGGAGAAGGCCGGGTACCACCGCGAAGGGGTGGCGCGGGGAGCGGAGGTCGGCCCCGGCGGCGCCCACGAGGACATGGTGGTCTTCAGCATGATCGCGACCGATCCGCAGCCGGGGATCCCCTCCTGCGGGCTCGTCGCCCACGACCGCGGGGAGGGGCGGGCATGA
- a CDS encoding cobyrinate a,c-diamide synthase produces MVSVPRLVVAAPSSGSGKTTVATGLMAAFAARGLEVSPHKVGPDYIDPGYHALATGRPGRNLDPWMTSEELVVPLFLHGAAGADVAVVEGVMGMYDGATGPGMPGLGASGSLGGGDPASTAHVATLLDAPVVLVVDASAAAGRSVAALVHGFRSFGTARVAGVILNRLGSDGHERMCRDAVEELGLPVLGALRRREDAATPSRHLGLVPAAERHADAVDAVRRLGALVASSCDLDAVLALARTAPALTAAPWDPAEAVAEAGNATPGERPRIAVAGGPAFTFGYMENEELLDAAGAEVVRFDPLRDEALPEGTRGVVIGGGFPEVYASELSANEPLRMEIGDFAKASRPVYAECAGLLYLAQELDGAPMCAVLDGVKATMAPRLTLGYRAAVAVADSVVARTGERLRGHEFHRTVTEPGHGAGRPWQAAWQWSTSGPEGFVKGGCVASYLHLHWAGAPWLAGRLVAACGGERV; encoded by the coding sequence GTGGTGAGCGTCCCGCGGCTCGTCGTCGCCGCGCCCTCGTCGGGGAGCGGGAAGACGACCGTGGCGACCGGGCTGATGGCCGCGTTCGCCGCCCGCGGGCTGGAGGTCTCGCCGCACAAGGTCGGCCCGGACTACATCGACCCGGGCTACCACGCGCTGGCGACGGGCCGCCCGGGACGCAACCTCGACCCGTGGATGACGTCCGAGGAGCTCGTCGTCCCGCTGTTCCTGCATGGCGCCGCGGGCGCGGACGTCGCCGTCGTCGAGGGCGTCATGGGCATGTACGACGGAGCGACCGGTCCGGGGATGCCGGGTCTCGGCGCGTCCGGTTCCCTGGGCGGCGGGGACCCGGCCTCCACCGCGCACGTCGCGACGCTCCTGGACGCCCCGGTCGTGCTCGTCGTCGACGCGTCGGCGGCGGCGGGACGGTCCGTGGCGGCGCTCGTCCACGGTTTCCGCTCGTTCGGCACGGCCCGCGTCGCCGGGGTGATCCTCAACCGGCTGGGCTCGGACGGGCACGAGCGCATGTGCCGCGACGCCGTGGAGGAGCTGGGGCTGCCGGTGCTGGGCGCGCTGCGCCGCCGTGAGGACGCGGCGACGCCGTCCCGCCACCTGGGCCTCGTGCCCGCCGCCGAGCGTCACGCGGACGCGGTGGACGCCGTGCGGCGGCTGGGCGCGCTGGTGGCCTCGTCCTGCGACCTGGACGCCGTCCTGGCGCTGGCCCGCACCGCGCCCGCGCTGACGGCCGCGCCGTGGGACCCGGCGGAGGCGGTGGCGGAAGCGGGGAACGCGACCCCCGGGGAGAGGCCGCGCATCGCGGTCGCGGGCGGCCCGGCGTTCACGTTCGGCTACATGGAGAACGAGGAACTGCTGGACGCGGCGGGCGCGGAGGTCGTCCGGTTCGATCCGCTGCGCGACGAGGCCCTCCCCGAAGGGACGCGTGGCGTCGTCATCGGCGGCGGGTTCCCCGAGGTGTACGCGTCTGAGCTGTCGGCGAACGAGCCGCTGCGCATGGAGATCGGCGACTTCGCGAAGGCGTCGCGTCCCGTGTACGCCGAATGCGCAGGTCTCCTCTATCTCGCGCAGGAGCTGGACGGCGCGCCGATGTGCGCCGTCCTGGACGGCGTCAAGGCGACCATGGCCCCGCGGCTGACGCTGGGCTATCGTGCCGCGGTGGCGGTGGCCGATTCGGTCGTCGCCCGCACGGGGGAGAGGCTGCGCGGCCATGAGTTCCATCGCACGGTGACGGAACCGGGTCATGGCGCCGGGCGGCCGTGGCAGGCGGCGTGGCAATGGTCCACGTCGGGTCCGGAAGGTTTCGTGAAGGGCGGGTGCGTCGCGTCCTACCTGCACCTGCACTGGGCGGGGGCGCCCTGGCTCGCGGGCAGGCTGGTCGCCGCCTGCGGAGGGGAGCGCGTGTGA